In Juglans regia cultivar Chandler chromosome 13, Walnut 2.0, whole genome shotgun sequence, the following proteins share a genomic window:
- the LOC109009323 gene encoding probable alpha,alpha-trehalose-phosphate synthase [UDP-forming] 10 isoform X3 — translation MASRSRVNFLDLASGDLLDVPHTPRVLPRVMTVPGIISDLDGYGSNDGDSDVCVERKIIVANMLPLHAKRDAETDKWCFSLDEDSLLLQLKDGFSPETEVFYVGSLKIEIDANEQEEVAQKLLENFNCVPTFLPHDLQKKFYLGFCKQQLWPLFHYMLPMCPDHGDRFDRLLWQAYVSANKIFADKVMEIINPEDDSVWVHDYHLMVLPTFLRKRYNRVKLGFFLHSPFPSSEIYRTLPVRDDILRGLLNCDLVGFHTFDYARHFLSCCSRMLGLDYESKRGHIGLDYFGRTVYIKILPVGVHMGRLESVLNLPSTSAKIKEIQEQFKGKKVIIGIDDMDIFKGISLKLLAVEQLLQQRPELQGKIVLVQIVNPARGSGKDVQEAKRETYLTAKRINEVYGSPNYEPVVIIDRPVPCFEKSAYYAVAECCIVNAVRDGMNLVPYKYIVCRQGTPYMDETMGIKPDSPRTSMLVVSEFIGCSPSLSGAIRVNPWDIDAVADALETAITMRGSEQQLRHEKHYRYVSSHDVAYWARSFMQDLERACRDHYSKRCWGIGLGLGFRVVSLSPGFRKLSIDHIVSAYKRTNRRAIFLDYDGTVVPHASIIKSPSPEVISVLNVLCKDPKNTVFIVSGRGRSSLSEWFAPLEMLGIAAEHGYFLRWNRSSEWETSPVAADLDWKNIVEPVMRLYTEATDGSNIEIKESALVWHHQDADPDFGSCQAKELLDHLESVLSNEPAVVNRGQHIVEVKPQV, via the exons ATGGCATCAAGATCACGTGTGAACTTTTTAGACTTGGCTTCTGGAGACCTATTGGATGTTCCTCATACCCCCAGAGTTCTTCCACGGGTCATGACTGTACCAGGAATCATATCTGATTTGGACGGTTATGGCAGTAATGATGGGGATTCTGATGTTTGTGTTGAGAGGAAAATTATAGTGGCTAATATGCTACCTTTGCATGCCAAAAGGGATGCAGAAACGGACAAGTGGTGCTTCAGTTTGGATGAGGATTCACTTTTGTTACAATTGAAGGATGGTTTTTCTCCTGAAACAGAAGTATTTTATGTGGGTTCCCTTAAGATTGAAATAGATGCTAATGAACAAGAAGAGGTTGCACAAAAACTGCTCGAGAATTTCAATTGTGTGCCTACATTTCTACCACATGACCTCCAGAAAAAGTTTTATCTTGGGTTCTGTAAACAGCAACTATGGCCTCTTTTTCATTATATGCTACCCATGTGCCCAGACCATGGTGATCGTTTTGACCGCTTGCTTTGGCAGGCCTATGTTTctgcaaacaaaatatttgcAGACAAGGTAATGGAAATAATTAATCCTGAGGATGATTCTGTTTGGGTTCATGATTATCATTTAATGGTTCTACCCACATTTTTGAGGAAGCGGTATAATAGAGTCAAGCTTGGGTTCTTTCTGCACAGCCCATTTCCATCATCGGAGATATACCGAACTTTGCCAGTTCGAGATGATATTTTGAGGGGACTGCTAAATTGTGATCTAGTTGGTTTCCATACATTTGATTATGCACGTCACTTCCTCTCATGCTGCAGTAGAATGTTGGGCTTGGACTATGAATCAAAACGGGGACACATTGGATTAGATTACTTTGGCCGCACAGTTTACATTAAAATACTTCCTGTTGGTGTTCATATGGGTCGGCTAGAATCCGTGCTTAATCTTCCCTCAACATCTGCCAAGATTAAAGAAATTCAAGAGCAGTTTAAGGGCAAAAAGGTGATTATTGGTATTGATGACATGGATATATTTAAAGGCATCAGTCTGAAACTTCTAGCTGTGGAACAGCTATTGCAGCAACGGCCAGAGCTGCAGGGAAAGATCGTTCTGGTTCAGATAGTGAATCCTGCCAGGGGATCTGGGAAAGATGTTCAGGAAGCAAAGAGAGAGACCTACTTAACCGCTAAAAGGATCAATGAGGTGTATGGTTCCCCTAATTATGAGCCGGTGGTCATTATTGATCGTCCTGTTCCTTGTTTTGAGAAGTCTGCCTATTATGCGGTGGCAGAATGTTGCATTGTGAATGCTGTGAGGGATGGTATGAACTTGGTGCCTTACAAGTATATTGTTTGCAGACAGGGTACTCCTTATATGGATGAAACTATGGGTATAAAACCCGATTCTCCTCGAACAAGCATGCTTGTTGTGTCTGAGTTCATAGGCTGTTCGCCTTCTTTAAGTGGAGCAATCAGGGTTAATCCTTGGGACATTGATGCTGTGGCTGATGCCTTGGAAACGGCCATCACCATGCGTGGTTCTGAGCAGCAGTTGCGGCATGAGAAACACTATCGGTATGTCAGTTCTCATGATGTCGCTTACTGGGCCCGCAGCTTTATGCAGGACTTAGAGAGAGCGTGCCGGGATCATTACAGTAAGCGATGCTGGGGGATTGGCTTGGGTCTGGGATTTAGAGTTGTTTCTCTTTCTCCTGGATTTAGGAAGTTGTCCATTGATCACATTGTCTCGGCGTACAAAAGAACCAACAGAAGAGCAATATTTCTGGACTATGATGGCACTGTTGTTCCACATGCTTCTATTATTAAATCCCCCAGCCCTGAAGTCATTTCTGTTCTCAATGTTCTGTGCAAGGATCCCAAGAACACTGTATTTATTGTTAGTGGGAGGGGGCGGAGTTCTCTGAGTGAGTGGTTTGCTCCACTGGAGATGCTGGGAATAGCTGCTGAACATGGATACTTCCTGAG GTGGAATCGATCATCTGAGTGGGAAACCAGTCCAGTGGCTGCTGATCTTGattggaaaaatattgtggaacCTGTGATGCGATTGTATACAGAGGCAACGGATGGCTCCAACATAGAAATTAAAGAGAGTGCTTTGGTATGGCACCATCAAGATGCAGACCCTGACTTTGGATCATGCCAAGCGAAGGAGTTGCTGGATCACCTGGAAAGTGTACTTTCTAATGAACCAGCAGTTGTGAACAGGGGCCAGCATATTGTTGAAGTTAAGCCCCAGGTATGA
- the LOC109009323 gene encoding probable alpha,alpha-trehalose-phosphate synthase [UDP-forming] 10 isoform X2, with the protein MTVPGIISDLDGYGSNDGDSDVCVERKIIVANMLPLHAKRDAETDKWCFSLDEDSLLLQLKDGFSPETEVFYVGSLKIEIDANEQEEVAQKLLENFNCVPTFLPHDLQKKFYLGFCKQQLWPLFHYMLPMCPDHGDRFDRLLWQAYVSANKIFADKVMEIINPEDDSVWVHDYHLMVLPTFLRKRYNRVKLGFFLHSPFPSSEIYRTLPVRDDILRGLLNCDLVGFHTFDYARHFLSCCSRMLGLDYESKRGHIGLDYFGRTVYIKILPVGVHMGRLESVLNLPSTSAKIKEIQEQFKGKKVIIGIDDMDIFKGISLKLLAVEQLLQQRPELQGKIVLVQIVNPARGSGKDVQEAKRETYLTAKRINEVYGSPNYEPVVIIDRPVPCFEKSAYYAVAECCIVNAVRDGMNLVPYKYIVCRQGTPYMDETMGIKPDSPRTSMLVVSEFIGCSPSLSGAIRVNPWDIDAVADALETAITMRGSEQQLRHEKHYRYVSSHDVAYWARSFMQDLERACRDHYSKRCWGIGLGLGFRVVSLSPGFRKLSIDHIVSAYKRTNRRAIFLDYDGTVVPHASIIKSPSPEVISVLNVLCKDPKNTVFIVSGRGRSSLSEWFAPLEMLGIAAEHGYFLRWNRSSEWETSPVAADLDWKNIVEPVMRLYTEATDGSNIEIKESALVWHHQDADPDFGSCQAKELLDHLESVLSNEPAVVNRGQHIVEVKPQGVSKGLVAEKVLLRMVDDGTPPDFVMCIGDDRSDEDMFESILSTVYSPSLHMAPEIFACTVGRKPSKAKYYLDDAADVVKLLQGLATASSPKPRRLAHIQVSFESTV; encoded by the exons ATGACTGTACCAGGAATCATATCTGATTTGGACGGTTATGGCAGTAATGATGGGGATTCTGATGTTTGTGTTGAGAGGAAAATTATAGTGGCTAATATGCTACCTTTGCATGCCAAAAGGGATGCAGAAACGGACAAGTGGTGCTTCAGTTTGGATGAGGATTCACTTTTGTTACAATTGAAGGATGGTTTTTCTCCTGAAACAGAAGTATTTTATGTGGGTTCCCTTAAGATTGAAATAGATGCTAATGAACAAGAAGAGGTTGCACAAAAACTGCTCGAGAATTTCAATTGTGTGCCTACATTTCTACCACATGACCTCCAGAAAAAGTTTTATCTTGGGTTCTGTAAACAGCAACTATGGCCTCTTTTTCATTATATGCTACCCATGTGCCCAGACCATGGTGATCGTTTTGACCGCTTGCTTTGGCAGGCCTATGTTTctgcaaacaaaatatttgcAGACAAGGTAATGGAAATAATTAATCCTGAGGATGATTCTGTTTGGGTTCATGATTATCATTTAATGGTTCTACCCACATTTTTGAGGAAGCGGTATAATAGAGTCAAGCTTGGGTTCTTTCTGCACAGCCCATTTCCATCATCGGAGATATACCGAACTTTGCCAGTTCGAGATGATATTTTGAGGGGACTGCTAAATTGTGATCTAGTTGGTTTCCATACATTTGATTATGCACGTCACTTCCTCTCATGCTGCAGTAGAATGTTGGGCTTGGACTATGAATCAAAACGGGGACACATTGGATTAGATTACTTTGGCCGCACAGTTTACATTAAAATACTTCCTGTTGGTGTTCATATGGGTCGGCTAGAATCCGTGCTTAATCTTCCCTCAACATCTGCCAAGATTAAAGAAATTCAAGAGCAGTTTAAGGGCAAAAAGGTGATTATTGGTATTGATGACATGGATATATTTAAAGGCATCAGTCTGAAACTTCTAGCTGTGGAACAGCTATTGCAGCAACGGCCAGAGCTGCAGGGAAAGATCGTTCTGGTTCAGATAGTGAATCCTGCCAGGGGATCTGGGAAAGATGTTCAGGAAGCAAAGAGAGAGACCTACTTAACCGCTAAAAGGATCAATGAGGTGTATGGTTCCCCTAATTATGAGCCGGTGGTCATTATTGATCGTCCTGTTCCTTGTTTTGAGAAGTCTGCCTATTATGCGGTGGCAGAATGTTGCATTGTGAATGCTGTGAGGGATGGTATGAACTTGGTGCCTTACAAGTATATTGTTTGCAGACAGGGTACTCCTTATATGGATGAAACTATGGGTATAAAACCCGATTCTCCTCGAACAAGCATGCTTGTTGTGTCTGAGTTCATAGGCTGTTCGCCTTCTTTAAGTGGAGCAATCAGGGTTAATCCTTGGGACATTGATGCTGTGGCTGATGCCTTGGAAACGGCCATCACCATGCGTGGTTCTGAGCAGCAGTTGCGGCATGAGAAACACTATCGGTATGTCAGTTCTCATGATGTCGCTTACTGGGCCCGCAGCTTTATGCAGGACTTAGAGAGAGCGTGCCGGGATCATTACAGTAAGCGATGCTGGGGGATTGGCTTGGGTCTGGGATTTAGAGTTGTTTCTCTTTCTCCTGGATTTAGGAAGTTGTCCATTGATCACATTGTCTCGGCGTACAAAAGAACCAACAGAAGAGCAATATTTCTGGACTATGATGGCACTGTTGTTCCACATGCTTCTATTATTAAATCCCCCAGCCCTGAAGTCATTTCTGTTCTCAATGTTCTGTGCAAGGATCCCAAGAACACTGTATTTATTGTTAGTGGGAGGGGGCGGAGTTCTCTGAGTGAGTGGTTTGCTCCACTGGAGATGCTGGGAATAGCTGCTGAACATGGATACTTCCTGAG GTGGAATCGATCATCTGAGTGGGAAACCAGTCCAGTGGCTGCTGATCTTGattggaaaaatattgtggaacCTGTGATGCGATTGTATACAGAGGCAACGGATGGCTCCAACATAGAAATTAAAGAGAGTGCTTTGGTATGGCACCATCAAGATGCAGACCCTGACTTTGGATCATGCCAAGCGAAGGAGTTGCTGGATCACCTGGAAAGTGTACTTTCTAATGAACCAGCAGTTGTGAACAGGGGCCAGCATATTGTTGAAGTTAAGCCCCAG GGAGTAAGCAAAGGGTTAGTTGCAGAAAAGGTTCTATTGAGAATGGTTGATGATGGGACGCCACCGGATTTTGTGATGTGCATCGGAGACGATAGATCCGATGAAGACATGTTTGAGAGCATATTAAGCACAGTCTATAGTCCATCCTTGCATATGGCTCCCGAGATCTTTGCTTGCACCGTTGGCCGAAAACCAAGCAAGGCTAAGTATTATCTTGATGATGCTGCCGATGTTGTGAAGTTACTTCAAGGACTGGCTACTGCTTCAAGTCCAAAGCCTAGACGTCTTGCCCATATCCAGGTTTCTTTTGAGAGTACTGTTTGA
- the LOC109009323 gene encoding probable alpha,alpha-trehalose-phosphate synthase [UDP-forming] 10 isoform X1 encodes MASRSRVNFLDLASGDLLDVPHTPRVLPRVMTVPGIISDLDGYGSNDGDSDVCVERKIIVANMLPLHAKRDAETDKWCFSLDEDSLLLQLKDGFSPETEVFYVGSLKIEIDANEQEEVAQKLLENFNCVPTFLPHDLQKKFYLGFCKQQLWPLFHYMLPMCPDHGDRFDRLLWQAYVSANKIFADKVMEIINPEDDSVWVHDYHLMVLPTFLRKRYNRVKLGFFLHSPFPSSEIYRTLPVRDDILRGLLNCDLVGFHTFDYARHFLSCCSRMLGLDYESKRGHIGLDYFGRTVYIKILPVGVHMGRLESVLNLPSTSAKIKEIQEQFKGKKVIIGIDDMDIFKGISLKLLAVEQLLQQRPELQGKIVLVQIVNPARGSGKDVQEAKRETYLTAKRINEVYGSPNYEPVVIIDRPVPCFEKSAYYAVAECCIVNAVRDGMNLVPYKYIVCRQGTPYMDETMGIKPDSPRTSMLVVSEFIGCSPSLSGAIRVNPWDIDAVADALETAITMRGSEQQLRHEKHYRYVSSHDVAYWARSFMQDLERACRDHYSKRCWGIGLGLGFRVVSLSPGFRKLSIDHIVSAYKRTNRRAIFLDYDGTVVPHASIIKSPSPEVISVLNVLCKDPKNTVFIVSGRGRSSLSEWFAPLEMLGIAAEHGYFLRWNRSSEWETSPVAADLDWKNIVEPVMRLYTEATDGSNIEIKESALVWHHQDADPDFGSCQAKELLDHLESVLSNEPAVVNRGQHIVEVKPQGVSKGLVAEKVLLRMVDDGTPPDFVMCIGDDRSDEDMFESILSTVYSPSLHMAPEIFACTVGRKPSKAKYYLDDAADVVKLLQGLATASSPKPRRLAHIQVSFESTV; translated from the exons ATGGCATCAAGATCACGTGTGAACTTTTTAGACTTGGCTTCTGGAGACCTATTGGATGTTCCTCATACCCCCAGAGTTCTTCCACGGGTCATGACTGTACCAGGAATCATATCTGATTTGGACGGTTATGGCAGTAATGATGGGGATTCTGATGTTTGTGTTGAGAGGAAAATTATAGTGGCTAATATGCTACCTTTGCATGCCAAAAGGGATGCAGAAACGGACAAGTGGTGCTTCAGTTTGGATGAGGATTCACTTTTGTTACAATTGAAGGATGGTTTTTCTCCTGAAACAGAAGTATTTTATGTGGGTTCCCTTAAGATTGAAATAGATGCTAATGAACAAGAAGAGGTTGCACAAAAACTGCTCGAGAATTTCAATTGTGTGCCTACATTTCTACCACATGACCTCCAGAAAAAGTTTTATCTTGGGTTCTGTAAACAGCAACTATGGCCTCTTTTTCATTATATGCTACCCATGTGCCCAGACCATGGTGATCGTTTTGACCGCTTGCTTTGGCAGGCCTATGTTTctgcaaacaaaatatttgcAGACAAGGTAATGGAAATAATTAATCCTGAGGATGATTCTGTTTGGGTTCATGATTATCATTTAATGGTTCTACCCACATTTTTGAGGAAGCGGTATAATAGAGTCAAGCTTGGGTTCTTTCTGCACAGCCCATTTCCATCATCGGAGATATACCGAACTTTGCCAGTTCGAGATGATATTTTGAGGGGACTGCTAAATTGTGATCTAGTTGGTTTCCATACATTTGATTATGCACGTCACTTCCTCTCATGCTGCAGTAGAATGTTGGGCTTGGACTATGAATCAAAACGGGGACACATTGGATTAGATTACTTTGGCCGCACAGTTTACATTAAAATACTTCCTGTTGGTGTTCATATGGGTCGGCTAGAATCCGTGCTTAATCTTCCCTCAACATCTGCCAAGATTAAAGAAATTCAAGAGCAGTTTAAGGGCAAAAAGGTGATTATTGGTATTGATGACATGGATATATTTAAAGGCATCAGTCTGAAACTTCTAGCTGTGGAACAGCTATTGCAGCAACGGCCAGAGCTGCAGGGAAAGATCGTTCTGGTTCAGATAGTGAATCCTGCCAGGGGATCTGGGAAAGATGTTCAGGAAGCAAAGAGAGAGACCTACTTAACCGCTAAAAGGATCAATGAGGTGTATGGTTCCCCTAATTATGAGCCGGTGGTCATTATTGATCGTCCTGTTCCTTGTTTTGAGAAGTCTGCCTATTATGCGGTGGCAGAATGTTGCATTGTGAATGCTGTGAGGGATGGTATGAACTTGGTGCCTTACAAGTATATTGTTTGCAGACAGGGTACTCCTTATATGGATGAAACTATGGGTATAAAACCCGATTCTCCTCGAACAAGCATGCTTGTTGTGTCTGAGTTCATAGGCTGTTCGCCTTCTTTAAGTGGAGCAATCAGGGTTAATCCTTGGGACATTGATGCTGTGGCTGATGCCTTGGAAACGGCCATCACCATGCGTGGTTCTGAGCAGCAGTTGCGGCATGAGAAACACTATCGGTATGTCAGTTCTCATGATGTCGCTTACTGGGCCCGCAGCTTTATGCAGGACTTAGAGAGAGCGTGCCGGGATCATTACAGTAAGCGATGCTGGGGGATTGGCTTGGGTCTGGGATTTAGAGTTGTTTCTCTTTCTCCTGGATTTAGGAAGTTGTCCATTGATCACATTGTCTCGGCGTACAAAAGAACCAACAGAAGAGCAATATTTCTGGACTATGATGGCACTGTTGTTCCACATGCTTCTATTATTAAATCCCCCAGCCCTGAAGTCATTTCTGTTCTCAATGTTCTGTGCAAGGATCCCAAGAACACTGTATTTATTGTTAGTGGGAGGGGGCGGAGTTCTCTGAGTGAGTGGTTTGCTCCACTGGAGATGCTGGGAATAGCTGCTGAACATGGATACTTCCTGAG GTGGAATCGATCATCTGAGTGGGAAACCAGTCCAGTGGCTGCTGATCTTGattggaaaaatattgtggaacCTGTGATGCGATTGTATACAGAGGCAACGGATGGCTCCAACATAGAAATTAAAGAGAGTGCTTTGGTATGGCACCATCAAGATGCAGACCCTGACTTTGGATCATGCCAAGCGAAGGAGTTGCTGGATCACCTGGAAAGTGTACTTTCTAATGAACCAGCAGTTGTGAACAGGGGCCAGCATATTGTTGAAGTTAAGCCCCAG GGAGTAAGCAAAGGGTTAGTTGCAGAAAAGGTTCTATTGAGAATGGTTGATGATGGGACGCCACCGGATTTTGTGATGTGCATCGGAGACGATAGATCCGATGAAGACATGTTTGAGAGCATATTAAGCACAGTCTATAGTCCATCCTTGCATATGGCTCCCGAGATCTTTGCTTGCACCGTTGGCCGAAAACCAAGCAAGGCTAAGTATTATCTTGATGATGCTGCCGATGTTGTGAAGTTACTTCAAGGACTGGCTACTGCTTCAAGTCCAAAGCCTAGACGTCTTGCCCATATCCAGGTTTCTTTTGAGAGTACTGTTTGA